Proteins co-encoded in one Arachis hypogaea cultivar Tifrunner chromosome 11, arahy.Tifrunner.gnm2.J5K5, whole genome shotgun sequence genomic window:
- the LOC112722423 gene encoding serine/threonine-protein kinase AtPK2/AtPK19, producing the protein MVSTSQKKSLHSLMAANLSKLTIPCSSSSPPPNNEQDFDFNHVFGHHHDEPSAAMSPHVIHSRSHSFVGPSPRVAPPSNPILSFVNELSSQSEGEESEQVPLNVIEEEKVSPRIGPADFEILRVVGQGSFGKVFLVRKKKKQQHQKKESEEECCEDGVFAMKVMRKETIIKKNHVDYMKAERDILTKVVHPFIVQLRYSFQTKSKLYLILDFINGGHLFFHLYRQGIFSEDQARIYTAEIVSAVSHLHKNGIVHRDLKPENILMDGDGHVMLTDFGLSKEIDESGRSNSMCGTMEYMAPEIILAKGHNKDADWWSIGILLYEMLTGKAPFTHTNKKKLQEKIIKEKVKLPPTVSTEAHSLLKGLLQKDPSTRLGNGPNGDEQIKSHKWFRPINWKKLEARELKPKFKPDVSGKECTANFDQCWTAMPPDDSPASTPTAGDHFHGYTYVAPNPWLSSK; encoded by the exons ATGGTGTCGACATCTCAGAAGAAAAGCCTGCACTCTCTAATGGCAGCTAACCTGAGCAAGCTCACCataccttgttcttcatcatcacCACCTCCCAACAATGAACAGGATTTCGACTTTAACCATGTATTCGGGCACCACCACGACGAACCCTCAGCTGCAATGAGTCCGCACGTGATTCACAGCAGGTCCCACTCCTTTGTGGGCCCCTCCCCTCGCGTGGCCCCACCCTCCAACCCCATCCTCTCCTTCGTCAACGAACTCTCCTCTCAGAGCGAGGGAGAAGAATCCGAACAAGTGCCTCTCAATGTCATCGAAGAAGAGAAAGTGAGCCCTCGAATTGGGCCTGCGGATTTCGAGATTTTGAGGGTTGTTGGTCAGGGTTCGTTTGGGAAAGTGTTTCTTGtacggaagaagaagaagcagcagcatcAAAAGAAAGAGAGCGAAGAAGAGTGCTGTGAAGATGGTGTGTTTGCGATGAAGGTGATGAGGAAGGAGACCATCATCAAGAAGAACCATGTGGATTACATGAAAGCTGAGAGGGATATTCTCACTAAAGTTGTTCATCCTTTCATTGTTCAACTTCGCTACTCTTTCCAG ACTAAATCTAAGTTGTATTTGATTTTGGACTTCATAAATGGAGGGCATCTCTTCTTTCATCTCTATCGACAGGGCATCTTCAG TGAGGATCAGGCAAGGATTTACACTGCTGAGATAGTATCTGCTGTTTCACATCTTCACAAGAATGGCATCGTGCACCGGGATCTTAAACCTGAGAACATACTTATGGATGGTGATGGGCAT GTGATGCTAACTGATTTCGGATTGTCGAAAGAGATTGACGAATCAGGAAGATCCAACTCTATGTGTGGGACCATGGAATATATGGCTCCGGAAATCATACTGGCCAAAGGCCATAATAAGGATGCAGATTGGTGGAGCATTGGTATTTTGTTGTATGAGATGCTAACAGGGAAG GCACCATTCACACACACGAACAAAAAGAAGCTTCAGGAGAAGATTATTAAAGAGAAAGTTAAACTTCCACCAACGGTTTCCACAGAAGCTCATTCTTTGCTCAAAGGG TTGCTGCAAAAGGATCCATCAACAAGGTTAGGCAACGGGCCAAATGGAGATGAACAGATCAAAAGTCACAAATGGTTTCGACCAATCAATTGGAAGAAATTGGAGGCGAGAGAACTCAAACCTAAGTTCAAACCAGATGTCTCCGGTAAAGAGTGTACAGCTAACTTTGACCAATGCTGGACGGCAATGCCTCCAGATGACTCACCAGCTTCCACTCCCACGGCCGGTGACCATTTCCATGGCTACACGTATGTCGCACCAAACCCTTGGCTTTCATCCAAATAG